In Nicotiana tabacum cultivar K326 chromosome 11, ASM71507v2, whole genome shotgun sequence, a single window of DNA contains:
- the LOC142165865 gene encoding uncharacterized protein LOC142165865 — translation MSALPGINEGQSTTRPPLFNEKYYSWWKARMEDFLTAEDDQLWTIVNQVPKDHSKIVAVDFKMMEKNAKAKKILICGLGPDEYNRIYVWFNAKKIWDALQTAHEGTNQVKKSRIELLIRNYGIFSMKKSQPIQDMMTRFTIITNELKSLGKVFTLEELVSKVLRILPASWESKVTAI, via the exons ATGAGTGCTCTACCAGGAATTAATGAAGGACAATCAACTACTAGGCCTCCCTTGTTCAATGAAAAATATTATAGTTGGTGGAAAGCAAGAATGGAAGACTTCCTAACAGCCGAAGACGATCAACTATGGACCATAGTGAACCAAG TTCCTAAGGACCACTCCAAAATTGTGGCAGTAGATTTcaaaatgatggagaagaatgcaaaGGCTAAGAAAATCCTTATCTGTGGACTTGGTCCTGATGAGTATAATAGAATTTATGTGTGGTTTAATGCAAAGAAGATATGGGATGCACTCCAAACTGCTCATGAAGGAACAAACCAAGTAAAGAAATCAAGGATTGAGCTACTCATAAGAAACTATGGGATTTTCTCCATGAAGAAGTCTCAGCCCATCCAAGATATGATGACTAGGTTCACTATAATAACCAATGAACTAAAATCACTTGGAAAGGTGTTTACCTTAGAAGAGTTGGTTAGTAAAGTTCTAAGAATCCTTCCAGCTTCATGGGAATCAAAAGTCACTGCAATCTAG